The following are encoded together in the Clostridium sp. BJN0013 genome:
- a CDS encoding type II toxin-antitoxin system RelE/ParE family toxin, with protein sequence MDLREPHSKPIKDGIFELRIKLGSDISRIFYFFCVGNRIILTNGFIKKTQNTPKSEIDRALRYKADYEGRYGK encoded by the coding sequence ATGGACTTAAGAGAACCTCATTCAAAACCAATTAAGGATGGAATATTTGAACTAAGAATCAAATTAGGCAGTGATATATCCAGAATTTTTTACTTCTTTTGTGTTGGAAATAGAATAATTCTTACAAATGGTTTTATTAAGAAAACCCAAAACACGCCAAAAAGTGAAATTGACAGAGCCTTAAGATATAAAGCTGATTATGAAGGGAGATATGGAAAATGA
- a CDS encoding BlaI/MecI/CopY family transcriptional regulator: MSIMKIPESELEVMKIIWSSEIPVSSKEVVKIMEGKKGWKITTTLTLLSRLAKKKFITATKGKKITHYTAIVTENEYLRLETRTFFKKIHGSSLKSFITTLHENNDITDDDLNELDKWIKNR, encoded by the coding sequence TTGTCAATTATGAAAATTCCTGAATCAGAATTAGAAGTTATGAAAATTATCTGGTCTAGTGAAATTCCTGTATCTTCAAAAGAAGTAGTTAAAATTATGGAAGGAAAAAAAGGATGGAAAATTACAACTACATTAACACTACTTTCACGTTTAGCAAAGAAAAAATTTATAACAGCAACAAAAGGTAAAAAAATCACTCATTACACAGCTATTGTAACAGAAAATGAATATTTAAGATTAGAGACAAGAACTTTCTTTAAAAAAATTCATGGAAGCTCATTAAAAAGTTTTATTACTACGTTACATGAAAATAATGATATTACAGATGATGATTTAAATGAATTAGATAAATGGATAAAAAATAGGTGA
- a CDS encoding M56 family metallopeptidase, translating into MIEIFVKNLLKASLVGSIGIISIMILQKTLLKKYTRAFTYYIWLAVIIKMLIPFKIPIYMSEKICNIVGYSPSNIKTIINNGISINQGIKIENSINIVSDNNNLNYFIIVFHLWLIVSIIFLSYHIISYFVFNNKIKHLVYDVPDNNIKNIYLKLLKEMNIKKKISLKSCKAISTPLGIGIFNARIVIPTVSYDIQELKYILKHELMHYKRHDIMYKIVLLITLSIHWFNPLVYIMCKVINNDCELSCDEAVLKRSDIKERKLYASALVNSLRLNKNNIVKQNLITGFNNKKNILKRRLENMLNLETRKKGILIGALATIITVSLSVSLNTLAKSNTDELHTDELHTEKFYAGETIQGITIVSVDKEGRPTKIKYKTDSVLNEEKIMEIIGKSDKDSIRVKPYSTKPVQFNVYTYENAPSDVKAQYEADVKAVNGKVSPSDEILVPTE; encoded by the coding sequence ATGATTGAAATATTTGTAAAAAATCTATTGAAAGCATCTTTAGTAGGAAGTATAGGGATTATATCTATTATGATTTTGCAAAAAACTTTATTAAAAAAATATACTCGTGCATTTACCTATTATATATGGTTAGCTGTAATAATAAAAATGCTTATACCTTTTAAAATCCCAATTTATATGTCAGAAAAAATATGTAATATTGTTGGATACTCGCCTAGCAATATTAAAACAATTATTAATAATGGAATTTCTATAAATCAAGGTATAAAAATAGAAAATAGCATCAATATAGTATCCGATAATAACAATTTAAATTATTTTATAATAGTGTTTCATTTGTGGTTAATTGTTTCGATAATATTTTTATCTTATCACATTATTTCTTATTTTGTTTTCAATAATAAAATTAAACATTTAGTTTACGATGTACCTGACAATAATATTAAAAATATATATTTGAAATTATTAAAAGAAATGAATATTAAGAAAAAAATTTCACTAAAGTCTTGCAAAGCAATTTCAACACCATTAGGTATAGGAATATTTAATGCCCGCATAGTGATTCCTACTGTTTCATATGATATTCAGGAATTAAAATATATTTTAAAACATGAACTTATGCATTATAAAAGACATGACATAATGTATAAAATTGTATTATTAATAACTTTATCAATACATTGGTTTAATCCTCTAGTTTACATAATGTGTAAAGTGATAAACAATGATTGTGAACTATCTTGTGATGAAGCTGTACTTAAAAGATCAGATATAAAAGAAAGAAAATTATATGCGTCAGCTCTTGTCAATTCTTTAAGGCTTAATAAAAATAATATAGTAAAACAAAATCTAATTACAGGCTTTAATAATAAGAAGAATATATTAAAAAGGAGACTAGAAAATATGTTGAATTTAGAAACAAGAAAAAAAGGTATACTTATAGGTGCTTTGGCTACTATCATAACTGTAAGTTTATCGGTAAGTTTAAATACCTTAGCAAAAAGTAATACTGATGAACTCCATACTGATGAACTCCATACTGAAAAATTTTATGCTGGAGAAACTATACAAGGCATTACCATAGTATCAGTTGATAAAGAGGGACGACCAACTAAGATTAAGTATAAAACTGATTCTGTTTTAAACGAAGAGAAAATTATGGAAATTATAGGCAAATCCGATAAAGATAGTATAAGAGTTAAACCTTATAGCACTAAACCAGTACAATTTAATGTTTATACGTATGAAAATGCTCCATCAGATGTAAAAGCACAATATGAAGCTGATGTTAAGGCTGTGAATGGCAAAGTTTCTCCTTCAGATGAAATACTTGTACCAACCGAATAA
- a CDS encoding helix-turn-helix transcriptional regulator: MSNLNMFIEKQMKDEEFRKEYNKLTPKHEIIKQIIEERNAQHLTQKQFADKVGIRQSNISRLESGNYNPSIDFLQKIAKALGKDLHIEFRETKS, from the coding sequence ATGAGTAATTTAAATATGTTTATCGAAAAACAAATGAAAGATGAAGAATTTCGAAAAGAATACAATAAACTAACTCCTAAACATGAAATAATAAAACAAATTATAGAAGAAAGAAACGCCCAACATTTAACACAAAAACAATTTGCAGATAAAGTTGGTATAAGACAAAGCAATATTTCTAGGCTAGAAAGTGGTAATTACAATCCAAGTATAGATTTCTTACAAAAAATCGCAAAAGCTCTAGGTAAAGATCTTCATATAGAATTTCGTGAGACTAAATCCTAA